The sequence below is a genomic window from Myotis daubentonii chromosome 14, mMyoDau2.1, whole genome shotgun sequence.
CCACTCAGGcttattatgagaattaaataaggtGGTGAATGTAAAGAGCTGAAGACAGTGTACAACaaatagatgttcaataaaaTATCGATAGCCTTATTTCTAAAGCTGCTAAGGGTCCAGTGCCCTTTCCTTTGGAAGTCCCCCTGTCCCACATACTGGACATGGAATTACTGGAGGGTGGGCCCTCCTACTCTTCTCTGAACAGGATCCTGGCATGGCCAGAGGGAGGCATGAGCCAAGTCCTAAAGGTTTATTTCTTTGGCACAAAGAGGACATTCAATCTAGACAAGCGAGCCTCATCCTTCCACAATGGGGAGTCTGGAGGGGTGTTTGGGGCACCTGGACCCCATTCCTCATACCCAAATCCATGCATGTCCACCCTGTATTCCATATAAATCACAGCCTCTGTGCAAAATACCTGctggaaaaaaatagatatttaaaaaacaaaaaacgcgggtgggggttggggacacTCCTGGCTGCTTCCAGGGGCTGCAATCAGGTTCAGGTCCCAGGATGCCAGTTTTTTAAGGGCTCAACTGTCCCAGTCGGCCATGCCATATGGTCACTGAAGGCTGGTCCTGCAACAGTGTGGGATCGGCTCAGAGTTCAATGGTGTCACTGGAGGCGCTGCGAGAGTCCCCTGGCTTGCAGGAAGGCTGGACCTCACTCCGGGGTTCTAGGGGCCGGCTGGGAGCAGTTGCAGTGGCTGGGGCTGGCAGTAGTTGCACCGTGCTGGGCAGCTCATCTAGGGGCAGGCTGTCCACCGACGACAGCCCGTGGCGCCACGGGTTCCAGCTGATCTTGAGCGAGCCCCGGGAGAAGCTGTCCATGGAGCTGCCAGAAGCCACCTGATCCGGCTCATCCACTACGTGTGGAGGGACCGGCCCGCGGACGCGCACGTCGCTGAGCGACCGGCAGCGGCCACGGAGCAAGGAGCCCGCACCGTCGAGCTCAGTGTCCGGATGGCTGCCCCGGCGCGGCCGCAGCGCGCCCCCAGGCGGCGGGGAGGCCAGACCGCGCAGGCCGCAGCGTCGGAACACGCTGTCGCGCACCAAGTGCTCTCGGAAGAGCGCGGCGTCGATGCTGCGGCTCAGGTTGATGGGTGACGGCGGCCGCAGGTCCAGCTCGCTCATCGACGGAGCCGGCCCCACGCTGCTACGGGAGAGGACCGGGCCACCCTGGGGGCCGCGGCCCAGTGACGCAGCCGAGCCCCAGGCGCCTGAACTGGGGGTGGCAGGCGGCGCTCCCTCCGCAGAGTTGCGGATGAGGCTCTTGCTGATCTCCAAGCTGCCGACGCCAACGCCGCTGGGCCCCGCGTAGCAGTTGTTGGGTCGCTCCGGAACCTCGCTTTTGCCCGAGGGCGCAGGACACGCCAGGCGCCGCAGCTTCGCCCAGCACGCGTGCTCCGTGGGCGGCCTGGGCCGCGCCGCGACCACAGCAGCCAGTGCCAAGACGAGGGCCCAGGTCAGCTCCAGCAGGCGCAGCCAGAAATGGACCCCCCACCAGGCCCATGAGAAGCGGCCCACGCGGCCTGGGCCTGGGTACAGCCAGAGGGCAGCTGCCAGCTGTAAACCGCTagccagcagccccagggagCCCGCCACTGCCAGCAGCCGCGGCCCTGGGCTGGCATCCCAGCCCCGCGGCCCGTCCAGCAGGCGGCGACGGCACAGGCAGAGCGTGCCCAGAGCCACGGCTGCGCCCCAGGCGCAcgagaagccctgagccaggaggTTGAGCGCCGGCGTCGACGACAGCAGGTCTGTAGCGAGCAACCCCACGCCGTGAGTCAACGCCAGGACTCCGAGCAGGAGCGGGTTCTGCAGCTGCGGGGGCAGCCCCGCACCCAGTCCTAGCAGGGTCAGGGCCGCCAACGCGGTGAGCAGCAAGGGGAAGGGTAGGTTGTAGAGCACCAGGCCGGCGCGTAAGCCCAGCCGCGCCTGAGAGCCGTAGGGGTCGGCAAGCATGTAGGCAGATCGCAGCCCCGATGCTAGGAGCACCAGCACTGCCGCCACCAGTGCCAGCCAGGGCCCCGTAGAGGCGGCTGCCAGAGAGGCCATTGACAGCAACGCCGGCAGCAGAAAGAGCACCCCTACCCCATAGACGTGCAGCTCCCAGGAAAAGCTCAGCACCCGCCGAAGGGGACCCCAGCGCAGGGGGGGTGCGGTGGCGTTGGCCGGAGGGCTAGAGGCTGGGGCAGATGCCATGGAGCTGGCTGAGGGCTCCGGAGGAGCTGGCTGTCCCAGGGCGCGCTGTGTGGTGACCCGAATGAGGCCCCGGCGTGACGTCGAGGGGGCCTGGACTGGGGGTGCTGGGGGATGGCTTTGGGGGCGCCCCGGCCACTCCTCGGCTTCGTCTGCaataatagcaatattaaaatagccCTTCGtaaaatgtttttgattttaCATTATTCCCTAACGTGATGGGCAAGTGATTTAACTTTTCCAagcacatctgtaaaatgggggtggtAGCAACACCTACCTCACTGGATTGTGGTGAGGACTGAATGTTTAGCATAGTGCCCAGCGCCCAGTAAGTGTTAAATGGATGCGAGCTgccatttttattaataatatacCAGCAGTTCTCAGCATGGGCTtaatattagaatcacctggagaccGACTGAATCAGGATTCcgtgggaattttttaaaagctccttgAGTGATTTGCCAGAGTTGGAGAATCACTGCACTAAATACATCCATGTTACATTTAAGAACATTCTAGCCCCCAAAGGTCACATGACTTCTCCCAGAGTAGCCAGTGAGTATTAGTTTATTATCCCAAGTTGTTTGAAGGAGGTCCTAGCCAATTCCTTTAAGAGCTGTttgtcctcactccccacctttcCATATGGACCTCGCACACTTCTTTGTTATTAAACAGAGTACCACTCTCCCCAAACCCCCAGCCATGCCCTCACCTGGCTGCAGGGTCCTCACAGGACTTTCCGTTTGGTTTGTAGCTGGGCCCGGGTCCGAGGGGCCAGGGGGGATGAGGGCCTTGGGAGTTTCTGGGGCTCCCACTGCTCCTCTCAC
It includes:
- the PRRT3 gene encoding proline-rich transmembrane protein 3; protein product: MASSPWGHVHGLLLLLLLLCLGAGPALGGSLPKAQEDWEPHLIPGAHPRGPVGTEPEAFLWQKPRDESPWNSSVPQVRAEEVPQRIEGAPLGPALHGPQAAQGAQREGLPVTDDFQVVQGPNSQGWTGPPDSQEPLEQDAPAPHPVGSPHLTFIPTTPRLQLRVATVPPSSREPGGQVGQRPVRDEGLVAEAKPRVSETSPSARQGPPHTLAPDSGSIRRPVLEEQDGGEEDFQEAAQGPIFTQQDPAASVIGSVSPVEVASTQEPGFQPDLALTRSLPPANELPAEPPKKAKGGEIWAVSFPSPSLKQADFPDVQGSPGPQPSGPPASETPHEPPKPEIAAMNGADPISPQRVRGAVGAPETPKALIPPGPSDPGPATNQTESPVRTLQPDEAEEWPGRPQSHPPAPPVQAPSTSRRGLIRVTTQRALGQPAPPEPSASSMASAPASSPPANATAPPLRWGPLRRVLSFSWELHVYGVGVLFLLPALLSMASLAAASTGPWLALVAAVLVLLASGLRSAYMLADPYGSQARLGLRAGLVLYNLPFPLLLTALAALTLLGLGAGLPPQLQNPLLLGVLALTHGVGLLATDLLSSTPALNLLAQGFSCAWGAAVALGTLCLCRRRLLDGPRGWDASPGPRLLAVAGSLGLLASGLQLAAALWLYPGPGRVGRFSWAWWGVHFWLRLLELTWALVLALAAVVAARPRPPTEHACWAKLRRLACPAPSGKSEVPERPNNCYAGPSGVGVGSLEISKSLIRNSAEGAPPATPSSGAWGSAASLGRGPQGGPVLSRSSVGPAPSMSELDLRPPSPINLSRSIDAALFREHLVRDSVFRRCGLRGLASPPPGGALRPRRGSHPDTELDGAGSLLRGRCRSLSDVRVRGPVPPHVVDEPDQVASGSSMDSFSRGSLKISWNPWRHGLSSVDSLPLDELPSTVQLLPAPATATAPSRPLEPRSEVQPSCKPGDSRSASSDTIEL